Proteins encoded within one genomic window of Tabrizicola piscis:
- the ftsY gene encoding signal recognition particle-docking protein FtsY, with product MSFFKKLKDRLFRSSDKIGEGLDALVGEGDPAAAEVAPSPPEFVAEKQQTPEPKAAPASTPRTAPVVPDMPDAGQRPGLLGRMLGRSDAPRRVLDDAMLESLEELLIQADMGVETAVRVTANIAEGRFGKRISTPELREALAAEVARIMTPVARPMPLYPTKPQVVLVVGVNGSGKTTTIGKLASQFKAAGKSVVIAAGDTFRAAAVEQLQIWGARAGVPVLTAPEGSDPASLAFDALTKARVDGADLLMIDTAGRLQNRQDLMEELAKIVRVIRKVDPTAPHNTLLVLDATTGQNALLQVEIFRKIADVSGLVMTKLDGTAKGGVLVALADKFGLPIHAIGVGEQIDDLAPFDPEDFARALVGSGD from the coding sequence ATGTCCTTTTTCAAGAAACTGAAGGACAGGCTGTTCCGGTCCTCGGACAAGATCGGCGAGGGTCTGGATGCGCTGGTTGGTGAAGGTGATCCGGCTGCGGCAGAGGTAGCCCCAAGCCCGCCGGAGTTTGTGGCGGAAAAGCAGCAGACGCCCGAGCCTAAGGCGGCACCTGCGTCGACGCCGCGGACAGCGCCTGTCGTCCCCGACATGCCTGACGCTGGGCAGCGGCCGGGCCTGTTGGGCCGGATGCTGGGTCGCAGCGATGCGCCGCGCCGCGTGCTGGATGACGCCATGCTGGAAAGTCTGGAAGAGCTGTTGATCCAGGCTGACATGGGGGTTGAAACCGCCGTGCGGGTGACGGCCAACATTGCCGAAGGGCGGTTCGGCAAACGCATCTCTACGCCCGAGTTGCGCGAGGCGCTGGCGGCGGAAGTTGCGCGGATCATGACTCCGGTCGCGCGGCCGATGCCGCTTTACCCGACCAAGCCTCAGGTCGTGCTGGTTGTTGGGGTGAACGGGTCGGGCAAGACCACGACGATTGGCAAGCTGGCCAGCCAGTTCAAGGCGGCGGGCAAGTCGGTGGTGATTGCGGCCGGTGACACGTTCCGCGCGGCGGCGGTCGAGCAGTTGCAGATCTGGGGCGCGCGGGCGGGTGTGCCGGTGCTGACCGCGCCGGAAGGCAGCGACCCGGCCAGCCTTGCCTTTGACGCCTTGACCAAGGCCCGGGTGGATGGGGCCGATCTTTTGATGATCGACACTGCGGGGCGGCTGCAGAACCGGCAGGACCTGATGGAGGAGCTGGCCAAGATCGTCCGGGTGATCCGCAAGGTGGACCCGACCGCTCCGCACAACACCTTGCTGGTACTGGATGCGACCACGGGGCAGAACGCGCTGCTGCAGGTCGAGATTTTCCGCAAGATCGCCGATGTGTCGGGCCTTGTCATGACCAAGCTGGACGGCACCGCCAAGGGTGGGGTGCTGGTGGCGCTGGCCGACAAGTTCGGCCTGCCGATTCATGCGATTGGCGTCGGTGAACAGATCGACGATCTGGCCCCGTTCGACCCGGAAGACTTTGCCCGCGCTCTGGTCGGGTCCGGCGACTGA
- a CDS encoding tetratricopeptide repeat protein has translation MRCRPALFPLLALGLLAPALPALAQTCEDRSPDYAARITLCDQAYAEAETEDAAALALSLKGEAQRLSGDLDGAAETLAQALVHTPANAWVWVELGNVRYDQRDIAGALAHYSAALAVEDYGDAWANRAEAWWEFRMGQNCSDDADQALRLNPQYAYANEIKGRCLIDLGRAEEALSYFDTAISLAPGYQNAYRNKMAALADLDRFQDVVALADEALRPGTVPNSNPAIEEDILARRLLALAKYSPMNMVGAEAEALLRRYPQNLAAVNIKARALIADQKPQEADALTATLRANPDGLPMEAVYFDTLAQIDVALGRLDDAFANYEAALAKDPDLSKIYARKLSELGFLPLSNAPPGVLTALRRCMDVKKAACLIAS, from the coding sequence ATGCGTTGCCGCCCCGCCCTTTTCCCACTGCTTGCCCTTGGCCTTCTGGCCCCCGCCCTGCCCGCCCTCGCCCAGACCTGCGAAGACCGCAGCCCTGACTATGCCGCCCGCATCACCCTGTGCGATCAGGCCTATGCCGAGGCTGAGACGGAAGATGCCGCCGCACTTGCCCTGTCCCTCAAGGGCGAGGCGCAGCGCCTGTCGGGCGATCTGGACGGCGCGGCCGAAACCCTGGCGCAGGCGCTGGTGCATACCCCGGCCAATGCCTGGGTCTGGGTGGAACTGGGCAATGTCCGCTATGACCAGCGCGACATTGCCGGAGCCCTCGCCCATTATTCCGCCGCGCTGGCCGTCGAAGATTACGGCGATGCCTGGGCCAACCGGGCCGAGGCGTGGTGGGAATTCCGCATGGGGCAAAACTGTTCCGACGACGCCGATCAGGCGCTGCGGCTGAACCCGCAATACGCCTATGCCAATGAAATCAAGGGCCGTTGCCTGATCGACCTTGGCCGCGCGGAGGAGGCGCTCAGCTACTTCGACACCGCAATTTCGCTGGCCCCGGGATATCAGAACGCCTACCGCAACAAGATGGCCGCACTTGCCGACCTTGACCGGTTTCAGGACGTCGTGGCCCTCGCGGATGAAGCGCTGCGCCCCGGCACGGTGCCGAACTCCAACCCCGCGATTGAAGAGGATATCCTCGCCCGCCGCCTGCTCGCACTGGCAAAGTACTCCCCGATGAACATGGTCGGCGCCGAGGCCGAGGCCCTGCTCCGCCGTTATCCGCAGAACCTCGCCGCCGTGAACATCAAGGCCCGCGCCCTGATCGCTGACCAGAAACCGCAAGAGGCCGATGCCCTGACCGCAACCCTGCGCGCCAACCCTGACGGACTGCCGATGGAGGCGGTCTATTTCGACACGCTGGCCCAGATCGACGTGGCCCTTGGCCGTCTGGACGACGCCTTCGCCAATTACGAGGCGGCCTTGGCCAAAGATCCCGACCTGTCAAAGATCTATGCCCGCAAACTGTCCGAACTGGGCTTCCTGCCCTTGTCAAACGCGCCGCCAGGTGTGCTGACGGCGCTGCGGCGCTGCATGGATGTCAAGAAAGCAGCCTGTCTGATCGCAAGCTGA
- the metZ gene encoding O-succinylhomoserine sulfhydrylase yields MTKDWKTRTTLVHEGSRRSQYGEMAEAIFLTQGFVYPTAEAAEARFVKAGEDEFIYARYGNPTTRMFEERIAALEGTEDAFATASGMAAVSGALMAALRAGDHVVSSRALFGSCLYVLEEVLQRFGVRVTFVDGADLDAWRAAVTPGTKLVFFESMSNPTLELVDIRAVSEIAHAAGALVICDNVFATPIFSRAVEQGADVVVYSTTKHIDGQGRALGGVVCGTEAFIRKVLEPYMKHTGGSMSPFTAWMHLNGMATLDLRCRAMADTALAVARALEAHPKVSKVIFPGLPSHPQHALAMAQMGSGGTLVSFEVSGGKEAAFRFMNALEIAKISNNLGDAKTIATHPATTTHQRLPQDQKDALGITPGLIRLSLGLEDAGDLIADLEAALAVA; encoded by the coding sequence ATGACGAAAGACTGGAAAACCCGCACGACACTGGTTCACGAGGGCAGCCGCCGCAGCCAGTATGGCGAGATGGCCGAGGCGATCTTCCTGACGCAGGGCTTTGTCTACCCCACGGCTGAGGCGGCGGAAGCGCGGTTCGTAAAGGCGGGTGAGGATGAGTTCATCTATGCCCGCTACGGCAACCCCACGACGCGGATGTTCGAGGAACGGATTGCAGCCCTTGAAGGCACCGAAGATGCCTTTGCCACGGCGTCGGGCATGGCGGCGGTCAGTGGGGCGCTGATGGCGGCCCTGCGTGCGGGGGACCATGTGGTCTCGTCGCGCGCGCTGTTCGGATCCTGTCTTTATGTGCTGGAGGAAGTGCTGCAGCGCTTTGGCGTGCGCGTCACCTTCGTCGATGGCGCTGATCTTGACGCTTGGCGCGCGGCTGTCACGCCCGGGACCAAGCTGGTGTTCTTCGAATCCATGTCGAACCCGACGCTGGAACTGGTGGACATCCGGGCGGTGTCCGAGATTGCCCATGCGGCAGGTGCCTTGGTGATCTGCGACAATGTCTTTGCCACGCCGATCTTTTCCCGCGCGGTCGAACAAGGGGCGGATGTGGTGGTCTATTCCACCACCAAGCACATCGATGGGCAGGGCCGGGCGCTGGGCGGCGTGGTCTGCGGGACGGAAGCCTTCATCCGCAAGGTACTGGAACCCTATATGAAGCACACCGGCGGCAGCATGAGCCCGTTTACCGCCTGGATGCATCTGAACGGCATGGCGACGCTGGACCTGCGCTGTCGGGCGATGGCCGATACGGCGCTGGCGGTGGCAAGGGCGCTGGAGGCGCATCCCAAGGTGTCCAAGGTGATCTTCCCGGGCCTGCCCAGCCACCCCCAGCACGCGCTGGCGATGGCGCAGATGGGGTCGGGGGGCACGCTGGTGTCGTTCGAGGTTTCGGGCGGCAAGGAGGCGGCCTTCCGTTTCATGAACGCGCTGGAGATTGCCAAGATTTCCAACAACCTGGGCGATGCCAAGACGATTGCCACCCATCCCGCCACCACCACGCACCAGCGTCTGCCGCAGGACCAGAAAGACGCGCTGGGCATCACGCCGGGCCTGATCCGGCTGTCGCTGGGGCTGGAGGATGCGGGCGATCTGATCGCCGATCTTGAGGCGGCGTTGGCGGTGGCCTGA
- a CDS encoding inner membrane-spanning protein YciB has product MAERKINPVLKQALELGPTLVFFGVYMWIKDESFAFRGTEYSGFIVAALIMVPLLLASIAALWWLTGALSRMQIFVAVMVIFFGGLTAWFNDESFFKMKTTIVYGTFALILGAGLVRGVSLLQWVMGEALPMKPEGWMILTRRLALMFAALAIANEVIWRTQTTELWVKLETFAMPAVLFVFLMVQITMLNRFMIEPPDDKA; this is encoded by the coding sequence ATGGCCGAACGCAAGATCAACCCGGTGTTGAAACAGGCTTTGGAATTGGGGCCGACCTTGGTCTTCTTCGGGGTCTACATGTGGATCAAGGACGAAAGCTTTGCGTTCCGGGGCACCGAATACTCGGGCTTCATTGTGGCGGCGCTGATCATGGTCCCGCTCCTTTTGGCCTCAATTGCGGCGCTGTGGTGGCTGACCGGGGCATTGAGCCGGATGCAGATCTTTGTCGCCGTGATGGTGATCTTCTTTGGCGGGCTGACGGCATGGTTCAATGACGAAAGCTTTTTCAAGATGAAGACGACCATCGTCTACGGAACCTTCGCGCTGATCCTGGGCGCGGGGCTGGTGCGCGGTGTCAGTCTGCTGCAATGGGTGATGGGCGAGGCTTTGCCAATGAAACCAGAGGGTTGGATGATCCTGACCCGGCGGCTGGCGCTGATGTTCGCGGCACTTGCCATTGCGAACGAGGTGATCTGGCGCACCCAGACGACCGAGTTGTGGGTCAAGCTGGAGACCTTCGCGATGCCGGCGGTGCTGTTCGTTTTCCTGATGGTCCAGATCACGATGCTGAACCGTTTCATGATCGAGCCGCCTGACGACAAGGCGTAA